In a single window of the bacterium genome:
- a CDS encoding aminotransferase class I/II-fold pyridoxal phosphate-dependent enzyme gives MPIHPAERTRQIRYAVRDIILIADEARRRGRDLLYLNIGDPNPYHFRTPQHILEATIKAMRDNLNGYSPSSGIPEAMSAIRRDAEARGLRAIQDVFIGTGASECIEIALSALVNRGDNVLLPFPGYPLYTALTAKLECEGRPYFLDEANGWQPDLEDLAARIDEQTRAVVLINPNNPTGGTWSREVLLAVIELCRRHGLVLFSDEIYDRLIYNGEQHVPTASLAEDICLLTFNGLSKNWVAPGFRLGWCIVSGPHELLGDYLDAMLKLTRARLCANHPEQHAIRVALEGDQSHIKAMNEVLKRRAQLADRMLNQAEGISLVPPGGAFYAYPRLDITGNDGDFVRELILDTGVVVVPGSGFGQRPGTAHFRLVTLPDDEVLSRAFERIADFTRAWRRR, from the coding sequence ATGCCAATACATCCGGCCGAGCGCACCCGGCAGATCCGCTACGCCGTGCGCGACATCATCCTCATCGCCGACGAGGCCCGCCGCCGGGGTCGCGACCTGCTGTACCTCAACATCGGGGATCCCAACCCCTACCACTTCAGGACGCCGCAGCACATCCTGGAGGCCACGATCAAGGCCATGCGGGACAACCTGAACGGCTACAGCCCCAGCTCGGGCATCCCCGAGGCCATGTCCGCCATCCGGCGGGACGCCGAGGCGCGGGGTCTGCGCGCCATCCAGGATGTGTTCATCGGGACGGGCGCCTCGGAGTGCATCGAGATCGCCCTAAGCGCCCTGGTCAACCGGGGTGACAACGTGCTCCTTCCCTTTCCCGGCTATCCGCTCTACACGGCCTTGACCGCCAAGCTGGAGTGTGAGGGGCGTCCCTACTTCCTGGACGAAGCCAATGGCTGGCAACCTGATCTGGAGGATTTGGCCGCCCGCATCGACGAGCAGACGCGGGCCGTGGTGCTGATCAACCCCAACAATCCCACGGGCGGCACCTGGAGCCGGGAGGTCCTCCTCGCCGTCATCGAGCTGTGCCGGCGCCATGGCCTGGTCCTCTTCTCCGACGAGATCTACGATCGCCTCATCTACAATGGAGAGCAGCATGTGCCCACGGCCAGCCTGGCCGAGGACATCTGCCTCCTCACCTTCAACGGCCTCTCCAAGAACTGGGTGGCGCCCGGCTTCCGCCTGGGCTGGTGCATCGTCTCCGGCCCGCACGAGCTGTTGGGCGACTACCTGGATGCGATGCTGAAGCTGACGCGGGCCCGTCTCTGCGCCAACCACCCCGAGCAGCACGCCATCCGCGTGGCGCTGGAAGGGGACCAGAGCCACATCAAGGCCATGAACGAGGTGTTGAAGCGGCGGGCGCAGCTGGCCGACCGCATGCTCAACCAAGCGGAAGGAATCTCCCTGGTGCCCCCCGGCGGCGCCTTCTACGCCTACCCCCGCCTGGACATCACGGGCAACGACGGGGACTTCGTGCGCGAGCTGATCCTGGACACCGGCGTGGTGGTGGTGCCTGGTTCGGGCTTCGGCCAGCGGCCGGGCACGGCCCACTTCCGGCTGGTGACCCTGCCCGACGACGAGGTCCTGAGCCGCGCCTTCGAGCGCATCGCCGACTTCACCCGGGCTTGGCGGCGACGCTGA